From the genome of Thermococcus chitonophagus, one region includes:
- a CDS encoding TIGR00153 family protein codes for MFGEKESDVFTKIRKHLEAVEDTLKSFREMFEEYINGNIEKSEEILKKVEKNEGKADDLRREIELMLYAGAFIPANRGDYIRLSELVDNIADAAESAAHTLIFARPNVPEDLKDELVKLVEESLKTFEYLKLSVLALESDVDEALRLAKETEVQEESADKVEYAVLRRIFSCQNISTYAKLIWNQVVTKIGDIADRAEDASDHIMLMAVKRR; via the coding sequence ATGTTTGGAGAAAAAGAAAGTGATGTATTTACAAAAATTAGAAAGCACCTTGAGGCCGTTGAAGATACCTTAAAAAGCTTTAGAGAGATGTTCGAAGAGTACATTAATGGAAACATTGAGAAGTCCGAAGAAATCCTCAAAAAAGTTGAAAAGAATGAGGGAAAGGCAGACGATCTAAGAAGAGAAATAGAGCTAATGCTGTATGCAGGAGCCTTTATCCCGGCTAATAGGGGAGACTATATAAGGCTAAGTGAGCTAGTGGACAATATTGCTGATGCTGCAGAAAGTGCTGCCCATACTCTAATTTTCGCCAGACCAAATGTTCCAGAGGATCTAAAGGATGAGCTAGTAAAACTGGTAGAGGAATCCCTAAAGACCTTTGAATACTTAAAGCTTTCAGTTCTCGCACTAGAAAGTGACGTAGATGAAGCATTAAGACTTGCAAAAGAAACAGAAGTACAAGAAGAAAGCGCTGATAAAGTGGAATATGCTGTTTTGAGGAGAATTTTCTCATGCCAAAATATTTCAACATACGCAAAGCTTATCTGGAATCAAGTGGTCACCAAGATCGGGGACATTGCGGATAGAGCGGAGGATGCATCAGACCATATAATGCTGATGGCAGTTAAAAGGAGGTGA
- a CDS encoding D-2-hydroxyacid dehydrogenase translates to MKVLVAAPLHERALQVLKEAGLEVVYEEYPDEERLLELVKDVEAIIVRSKPKVTRKVIENAPKLKVIARAGVGLDNIDVEAAKERGIEVVNAPGASSRSVAELAFGLIFAVARKIAYADRKMREGVWAKKECMGIELEGKTIGVVGFGRIGYQVAKIARAFGMNVLLYDPYPNEERAKEVGGKFVDLETLLKESDIVTLHVPLLDSTYHLINEERLKLMKKNAILINAARGAVVDTNALVKALQEGWIAGAGLDVYEEEPLPKDHPLTKLDNVVLTPHIGASTYEAQERAGVEVAEKVVKILKG, encoded by the coding sequence ATGAAGGTGCTCGTAGCAGCTCCCCTACACGAAAGGGCGCTCCAAGTTTTAAAGGAGGCTGGACTTGAGGTCGTCTACGAGGAGTATCCAGATGAAGAGAGGTTGCTAGAGCTCGTTAAGGATGTTGAGGCCATAATAGTCAGGAGCAAGCCAAAGGTGACAAGGAAGGTTATAGAGAATGCTCCAAAGCTCAAAGTCATTGCAAGGGCTGGAGTTGGTCTAGACAATATTGATGTCGAGGCTGCGAAGGAGAGAGGAATAGAGGTTGTGAATGCTCCTGGGGCCAGTTCGAGAAGTGTCGCTGAGCTCGCCTTTGGTCTAATATTCGCCGTTGCAAGGAAAATAGCCTACGCAGATAGAAAAATGAGAGAGGGAGTGTGGGCGAAGAAGGAGTGCATGGGAATTGAGCTCGAAGGTAAAACAATAGGAGTCGTGGGATTTGGAAGAATTGGATATCAGGTTGCAAAGATAGCTAGGGCCTTTGGAATGAACGTCCTATTGTATGACCCATACCCCAACGAGGAAAGGGCAAAGGAAGTCGGAGGAAAGTTTGTCGATCTTGAGACCCTACTTAAGGAGAGCGACATTGTAACGCTCCACGTCCCACTACTGGATTCAACTTACCACCTGATAAACGAGGAAAGATTAAAGCTTATGAAGAAGAACGCGATACTCATAAACGCCGCGAGGGGAGCAGTCGTTGATACGAACGCGTTAGTTAAAGCACTACAAGAGGGATGGATAGCGGGAGCTGGACTGGACGTTTACGAGGAGGAACCATTGCCCAAGGATCATCCTCTAACGAAGCTCGACAATGTTGTCCTAACACCACACATAGGGGCTTCAACTTATGAAGCACAGGAAAGGGCAGGAGTAGAGGTAGCAGAAAAAGTAGTAAAGATATTAAAGGGCTGA
- a CDS encoding 1,4-alpha-glucan branching protein yields MKGYLTFVLHTHIPYVRKHGKWPFGEEWLFEAISESYLPLLMELEKLKEKGVKFELVISFTPVLMEQLNDEYVKREFEKYMERKLRAMAKDLEKFEDVKIKEAISYMIGYFERVYSYWKSINGDILGKFRELQDAGYVEVITSAATHGYLPLLDRDEAIEAQILNGIKTYEKYFGRRPRGIWLPECAYRPDGFWRSPSDGEVRWRKGIEHFLKKYGIEYFFVESHLVDEGPATSKYGKILPAKTKKSTLRPYFLKNGVAVFARNRETGIQVWSADIGYPGDFWYREFHKKAEKSGGQYWRVTGTKDLGAKEPYEPEKALERVEEHAKHFISLVSSLLEEFEKREGEKGIVVAPYDTELFGHWWFEGVKWLTRVLELAQENGIKTTTISNFLDSYSGEKYEIELPEGSWGMFGTHYTWWNPEVEWTWPIIHLAERRMVSLVSRYLGRDDLADRVLDQLGRELLLIEASDWQFLITTGQAKEYGKRRLLEHAHIFHRLANALEEYVESGTFEEMELLEEVEDTDKVFTPIVLGPYISEAPPEVPKYIEPPEIPPETGEKDEGKFVSGQSEDTVNFEKFLLSIKGVGPKTVERLKKAGINSLRELSKWRIEDLAKKTGIPRSRLKKIFRRMKSAL; encoded by the coding sequence ATGAAAGGATATTTAACATTTGTTTTACACACTCATATTCCCTACGTTAGGAAGCACGGTAAGTGGCCCTTTGGAGAGGAATGGCTATTTGAGGCAATCTCAGAGAGTTATCTGCCCCTTCTCATGGAGCTCGAAAAGCTAAAGGAAAAAGGTGTGAAATTCGAACTTGTCATAAGTTTCACACCGGTTCTCATGGAGCAACTTAATGACGAATACGTAAAGAGGGAGTTTGAGAAGTACATGGAGAGGAAGCTAAGGGCCATGGCCAAGGATCTTGAAAAGTTTGAGGATGTTAAGATCAAAGAGGCAATCTCCTACATGATTGGTTATTTTGAGAGGGTCTACTCTTACTGGAAGTCCATAAATGGGGACATCCTGGGCAAATTTAGAGAGCTTCAGGACGCTGGTTACGTTGAGGTGATTACCTCAGCTGCAACCCATGGTTACCTCCCCCTCCTCGATAGAGACGAAGCGATAGAGGCTCAGATACTTAATGGCATTAAGACATATGAGAAATACTTCGGAAGAAGGCCGAGAGGAATTTGGCTACCAGAGTGTGCCTATAGGCCAGATGGCTTCTGGAGAAGTCCCAGTGATGGTGAGGTGAGGTGGAGGAAAGGAATAGAGCACTTCTTGAAGAAGTACGGTATAGAATACTTCTTTGTCGAGAGCCATCTTGTCGATGAAGGGCCTGCGACATCAAAATATGGAAAGATCCTCCCAGCAAAGACAAAGAAGTCCACCTTAAGACCTTACTTCCTTAAGAATGGGGTTGCGGTGTTTGCAAGAAATAGGGAGACGGGAATTCAGGTATGGAGCGCCGATATTGGGTATCCTGGGGACTTCTGGTATAGGGAGTTTCATAAGAAAGCTGAGAAGAGCGGAGGGCAGTACTGGAGGGTTACTGGAACAAAAGACCTTGGAGCAAAGGAGCCCTATGAGCCGGAAAAAGCCTTGGAGAGAGTTGAAGAGCATGCAAAGCACTTTATTTCCCTCGTTAGTTCTCTGCTAGAAGAGTTCGAAAAGAGAGAGGGAGAGAAAGGAATAGTGGTAGCACCCTATGATACAGAGCTATTTGGCCACTGGTGGTTTGAAGGCGTCAAGTGGCTCACCAGGGTTTTGGAATTAGCCCAGGAGAATGGAATAAAGACAACAACAATAAGCAATTTCTTGGATTCATATTCTGGTGAGAAGTATGAAATAGAACTTCCAGAGGGATCCTGGGGAATGTTTGGGACGCACTATACATGGTGGAACCCAGAAGTAGAGTGGACATGGCCGATAATACACCTAGCTGAGAGGAGGATGGTATCACTTGTCAGTAGATATCTGGGAAGGGACGATCTAGCAGATAGGGTTCTCGATCAGCTGGGCAGGGAGTTGCTACTCATAGAGGCAAGCGACTGGCAGTTCCTTATAACTACTGGCCAAGCTAAGGAGTACGGAAAGAGAAGACTTTTAGAGCACGCTCACATCTTCCACAGGCTCGCGAACGCTCTAGAAGAATACGTTGAGAGCGGAACGTTCGAAGAGATGGAACTACTTGAAGAGGTTGAGGACACAGATAAAGTCTTCACTCCAATTGTGCTTGGTCCTTACATCAGCGAAGCTCCTCCGGAGGTTCCAAAATACATAGAGCCTCCGGAGATACCACCGGAGACTGGAGAGAAGGATGAGGGAAAGTTCGTGAGCGGTCAGAGTGAGGACACCGTGAACTTTGAGAAATTCTTGTTATCGATAAAAGGCGTCGGTCCTAAAACTGTGGAAAGGCTCAAGAAAGCAGGGATAAATTCACTAAGAGAGCTTTCCAAATGGAGGATAGAGGATCTAGCAAAGAAAACCGGGATACCAAGGAGCAGGCTAAAAAAGATATTTAGAAGAATGAAGTCAGCCCTTTAA
- the rqcH gene encoding ribosome rescue protein RqcH, whose amino-acid sequence MKESMTSVDVKYVIEELKDIVGSRVDKVYHEGSEVRIKLHKAGEGRIDLLIEAGRRIHVTTYVKENLQPTAFAMLLRKHLSGKFLTNIEQREFDRIVVLHFGEYKLIAELFGKGNIVLVNNDWEIIGALRYEEFKDRSIKPKVKYKFPPTRENPLKVSFEKFVELIKGEDTEIVRALARKLSIGGLYSEETLLRAGIEKTKKVGELKDEELKKIYETMLSVLNSEKRPNIVFKDGEMVDVVPIDLIWYSDYEKKFYESFSRALDEYFGRLTIEKAKRERTKALEEKKKALEISLRRIEEQIKGFEKEASENQERGDLLYANYTLVKEVLEGIRNGIKKLGVNEVKRRVEEAKKKGYPWARSIVEIAEDSLTLILDGKKIKLDINKSLEENAELFYEKAKRARQKLEGAKKAYEETRRKIENIEKEIAEEEEKISVKKLEKRKKKWFEKFRWFISSEGFLVIGGKDSTTNEIVVKKYMDENDLYCHADIWGAPHIVIKNGQKAGERTIFEACQFAVSMSRAWSEGLASGDAYWVYPNQVSKQAPAGEYLPKGAFMVYGKRNWLHGIPLKLAVGIINYEGENLVMCGPVDAVKAHTDKYIVIRPGDTKKSELVKKIKKIFEKWGYKVPEEDIMAVLPPGEGDIVEVVE is encoded by the coding sequence TTGAAGGAAAGCATGACGAGTGTCGACGTTAAGTACGTCATTGAGGAGCTTAAAGATATCGTTGGAAGTAGAGTCGATAAAGTTTATCATGAGGGTAGCGAGGTAAGAATTAAGCTCCACAAAGCTGGAGAGGGGAGGATAGATCTCCTAATTGAGGCCGGGAGGCGGATACACGTAACCACATATGTAAAGGAAAACTTACAACCTACGGCATTCGCAATGCTCCTCAGAAAACATCTCTCAGGAAAGTTCCTCACAAACATAGAGCAGAGGGAATTCGACAGAATCGTTGTGTTGCACTTTGGTGAATATAAGCTAATTGCTGAGCTCTTTGGAAAGGGAAATATCGTGCTCGTAAACAATGACTGGGAGATCATTGGAGCTTTGAGGTACGAGGAGTTCAAGGATAGAAGCATCAAGCCAAAAGTGAAGTACAAGTTCCCCCCAACACGTGAGAATCCATTAAAGGTAAGCTTCGAGAAATTTGTAGAGCTAATAAAGGGGGAAGATACTGAAATAGTCAGAGCCTTGGCGAGAAAGCTCAGCATCGGTGGGCTGTACTCTGAAGAGACCCTTCTAAGGGCAGGAATTGAGAAGACGAAGAAAGTGGGCGAGCTTAAAGATGAAGAGCTAAAGAAGATATACGAAACCATGCTTAGTGTTCTTAATTCCGAGAAGAGGCCTAACATAGTATTCAAAGATGGAGAGATGGTAGACGTCGTGCCAATCGACTTGATCTGGTACTCGGACTATGAGAAGAAGTTCTATGAAAGCTTTAGCAGGGCGTTGGATGAATACTTTGGCAGACTAACAATAGAGAAAGCCAAAAGAGAAAGAACAAAGGCGCTTGAGGAAAAGAAAAAAGCGCTGGAAATTTCTTTAAGGAGGATAGAGGAGCAGATTAAAGGGTTTGAGAAGGAGGCTAGTGAAAATCAGGAGAGAGGGGATCTTTTATACGCAAATTACACCTTAGTCAAAGAAGTTCTTGAAGGCATTAGAAATGGAATTAAAAAACTGGGAGTCAATGAAGTCAAGAGGAGAGTTGAGGAAGCCAAAAAGAAGGGTTACCCTTGGGCTAGGAGTATAGTGGAGATTGCCGAGGATTCCCTAACGCTGATTTTAGATGGGAAAAAGATAAAGCTCGACATCAACAAGTCGCTCGAGGAAAATGCAGAGCTATTCTACGAGAAAGCTAAGAGAGCAAGACAGAAACTAGAGGGAGCGAAGAAGGCTTATGAGGAAACAAGGAGGAAGATAGAAAACATAGAAAAAGAAATCGCAGAGGAAGAAGAGAAGATCTCAGTAAAGAAGCTTGAAAAAAGGAAGAAGAAGTGGTTTGAGAAGTTTAGGTGGTTCATAAGTAGCGAGGGATTTCTGGTCATTGGAGGAAAGGACTCAACCACGAATGAAATAGTGGTGAAGAAATACATGGATGAAAATGACCTCTATTGTCATGCAGACATCTGGGGAGCGCCTCATATCGTGATAAAGAACGGACAGAAAGCCGGAGAGAGGACAATCTTTGAAGCGTGTCAGTTCGCGGTCTCTATGAGCAGAGCGTGGAGTGAAGGTCTAGCCAGCGGTGATGCCTACTGGGTTTATCCAAATCAGGTTAGCAAGCAAGCACCGGCGGGAGAGTACCTTCCAAAGGGCGCGTTCATGGTCTATGGAAAGAGAAACTGGCTACACGGAATACCCCTCAAGTTGGCCGTTGGGATAATTAACTACGAAGGGGAGAACTTAGTTATGTGCGGACCCGTAGATGCCGTAAAGGCGCACACAGACAAATACATAGTTATAAGGCCCGGCGATACTAAAAAGAGCGAACTAGTAAAGAAGATAAAAAAGATATTTGAAAAATGGGGATATAAGGTTCCCGAAGAGGACATTATGGCGGTTCTTCCTCCCGGTGAGGGGGACATCGTGGAGGTGGTTGAATGA